The Solanum lycopersicum chromosome 9, SLM_r2.1 genome window below encodes:
- the LOC101253723 gene encoding protein LIGHT-DEPENDENT SHORT HYPOCOTYLS 4, translated as MEHNQEVDSPNSVIINHHHHHNHNLDNNSMTMLAGNNNNNNNNSYLASSSSNSPTTLSRYENQKRRDWNTFGQYLRNHRPPLSLTRCSGAHVLEFLRYLDQFGKTKVHTQLCPFFGHPNPPAPCPCPLRQAWGSLDALIGRLRAAYEENGGKPETNPFGARAVRLYLREVRDSQAKARGISYEKKKRKKPNPQHSSSSSLPPPNGNSS; from the coding sequence ATGGAACACAACCAAGAAGTGGATTCACCAAACTCAGTCATCATCaaccaccatcatcatcacaatCACAACCTTGATAACAATTCGATGACGATGTTAGCgggtaacaataataataataataataatagttatcttGCTTCATCGTCATCGAATTCGCCAACAACCCTAAGCCGATACGAGAACCAAAAACGTCGTGATTGGAACACGTTTGGTCAATACCTAAGAAACCATAGACCACCACTCTCTCTCACTCGTTGTAGTGGGGCACACGTGCTAGAATTTCTTCGATACCTTGACCAATTTGGAAAGACTAAGGTTCACACTCAACTATGTCCATTTTTCGGGCACCCAAACCCACCCGCACCTTGTCCGTGCCCGTTAAGACAAGCCTGGGGGAGCCTTGATGCACTCATAGGACGGCTTCGAGCCGCTTATGAGGAAAACGGTGGAAAACCCGAAACTAACCCTTTTGGTGCAAGGGCAGTTAGGCTTTACCTTCGCGAAGTTCGCGATTCTCAAGCTAAAGCTAGAGGAATAAGTTATGAAAAAAAGAAACGCAAAAAACCAAATCCTCAACattcatcatcgtcatcattgCCACCACCAAATGGAAATTCAAGCTAA